One Lachnospiraceae bacterium C1.1 genomic region harbors:
- a CDS encoding sulfide/dihydroorotate dehydrogenase-like FAD/NAD-binding protein, with protein sequence MFKIVKAEMLVEKIYLLEVEAPRIAHTCEPGQFVIVRADETGERIPLTICDYDREHGTVTLVIQVIGASSYKISKLKTGDMMADITGPLGVPSEFVNEPIEEVRKRNYLFVCGGLGTAPVLPQIKWMRDHDVSFDVIVGTKSHSTLILEKEFEEVAGEHYFITTDDGSYKRSGMVTVCMEDLIGNEKRHYDICVAIGPMIMMKFASQTSLKYGIHTIVSMNPIMVDGTGMCGACRLIVDGEVKFACVDGPEFDAAKVDFDAAMKRMALYKTEEGRAYLEATEGDTHHGGCGHCS encoded by the coding sequence ATGTTCAAAATTGTGAAGGCAGAGATGCTTGTCGAGAAGATATATCTTCTCGAAGTAGAGGCTCCGAGAATCGCACATACGTGTGAGCCGGGGCAGTTCGTTATAGTTCGTGCTGATGAGACAGGTGAAAGAATACCGCTTACAATATGTGACTATGACAGAGAACACGGCACCGTTACCCTCGTTATTCAGGTTATAGGTGCATCTTCGTACAAGATTTCCAAGTTAAAGACCGGAGACATGATGGCAGACATAACAGGACCACTTGGTGTGCCTTCAGAATTTGTAAACGAACCCATAGAGGAAGTAAGGAAGAGAAATTACCTTTTCGTTTGCGGAGGACTTGGAACAGCTCCGGTTCTTCCACAGATCAAATGGATGAGAGATCACGATGTATCTTTTGATGTTATCGTTGGTACAAAGAGTCATTCTACACTTATTCTTGAGAAAGAATTTGAAGAAGTTGCAGGAGAGCATTATTTTATAACAACTGATGACGGATCATATAAGAGATCCGGAATGGTTACCGTTTGCATGGAAGATCTCATTGGAAACGAAAAGAGACATTATGACATTTGCGTAGCTATTGGACCTATGATCATGATGAAATTCGCTTCCCAGACTTCACTTAAATATGGAATTCATACAATTGTTTCAATGAATCCGATAATGGTTGATGGTACAGGAATGTGCGGAGCTTGCAGACTTATAGTTGATGGTGAGGTTAAGTTTGCATGCGTTGACGGTCCTGAATTTGATGCTGCAAAGGTTGATTTTGATGCAGCTATGAAACGTATGGCACTTTATAAGACCGAAGAAGGAAGAGCATACCTTGAGGCAACTGAGGGTGATACCCATCATGGTGGATGCGGACATTGTTCATAA
- a CDS encoding zinc ribbon domain-containing protein, protein MFCPKCGLEYRDGFSECAYCHVALVDEMPDLSDGSEESSADLFVGEKDSEVNTGKEANEEKTDAEAPLKPYRSAEEQAADMKSSGLTLLFVSIIGFAFLVLCYTGALPIYFSGIGAVITYTVMGALFLIFFVSGVKALKKVNTLEEDAVRENEKTEEISSWFSESYSAEVIDQALNVDDPEADGGDRYFDRISYMKNEINNRFMDLDPQFVDYIVENLYADIFGDK, encoded by the coding sequence ATGTTTTGCCCAAAATGTGGACTTGAATATAGGGATGGTTTTAGTGAATGTGCTTATTGTCATGTAGCTCTTGTAGATGAAATGCCTGATTTATCAGATGGATCAGAAGAATCTTCTGCGGATTTATTTGTTGGAGAAAAGGATTCGGAAGTAAACACTGGTAAAGAAGCTAATGAAGAAAAAACAGATGCAGAAGCTCCATTAAAACCTTACAGAAGTGCTGAGGAACAGGCAGCTGATATGAAGTCCTCCGGATTAACTTTACTTTTTGTATCTATTATTGGATTTGCATTTCTTGTGTTATGCTATACAGGTGCGCTTCCGATTTATTTTTCAGGAATCGGGGCTGTTATTACATATACTGTAATGGGTGCGCTTTTTCTGATATTCTTTGTTTCAGGAGTTAAAGCTCTTAAAAAGGTTAATACTCTTGAGGAAGATGCTGTTCGTGAAAATGAAAAAACAGAGGAGATTAGCAGTTGGTTTAGCGAGAGCTATAGCGCAGAAGTGATTGACCAGGCACTTAATGTCGATGATCCCGAGGCAGATGGTGGAGATAGATATTTTGACAGGATCAGTTACATGAAAAATGAAATAAATAATCGTTTTATGGATTTGGATCCTCAATTTGTTGATTATATTGTTGAGAATCTGTATGCAGATATTTTTGGTGACAAATGA
- a CDS encoding PhoH family protein, producing MENNVIRTMQDISEEDLRNIFGQFDRFEKIIEDECKVDIILRDGVVKIIGSRNGSDRAYKILERLLKKSISGEIIEEQNVNYVIDTEREAEENSDAFDQIDKDVICHTIQGKPVKPKTLGQMKYVDAIRNQMIVFGIGPAGTGKTYLAMAMAIMAFKNEEVSRIILTRPAIEAGEKLGFLPGDLQSKVDPYLRPLYDALYQIMGAESFQKNMEKGLIEVAPLAYMRGRTLDNAYIILDEAQNTTPAQMKMFLTRIGFGSKVVITGDKTQKDLAANTVSGLDVAESVLGKINDISFIYLSSKDVVRHPLVQKIVKAYEEYETKHINSGSDKSRRGHVSKHRNK from the coding sequence ATGGAAAACAACGTTATCAGAACAATGCAGGATATATCAGAAGAAGATTTAAGAAATATATTCGGTCAGTTCGATAGATTTGAAAAAATTATAGAAGATGAGTGCAAAGTTGATATTATTCTTAGAGACGGTGTTGTTAAGATCATCGGAAGCAGGAATGGGAGCGACAGAGCATATAAGATACTTGAACGTCTTTTGAAAAAATCAATTTCAGGTGAGATTATCGAGGAACAAAACGTGAATTACGTAATTGATACGGAAAGAGAAGCAGAAGAGAATTCAGATGCTTTTGATCAGATAGATAAAGATGTAATATGTCATACAATACAGGGGAAACCTGTTAAGCCTAAAACTTTGGGGCAGATGAAATATGTTGATGCTATCAGGAATCAGATGATAGTATTTGGCATTGGTCCTGCTGGTACAGGTAAAACTTACCTTGCAATGGCAATGGCTATAATGGCTTTTAAGAATGAAGAGGTTAGCAGAATCATACTTACAAGACCTGCAATTGAAGCAGGTGAGAAGCTTGGATTTTTGCCAGGTGATCTTCAGAGTAAAGTTGATCCGTATCTAAGACCTCTTTATGATGCGCTTTATCAGATAATGGGTGCCGAATCCTTTCAAAAAAATATGGAAAAGGGGCTTATAGAAGTTGCACCCTTAGCGTATATGAGAGGAAGAACACTTGATAATGCGTATATAATATTGGATGAAGCTCAGAATACAACACCGGCTCAGATGAAAATGTTTCTTACGAGAATTGGATTTGGGTCCAAAGTTGTAATTACTGGAGATAAAACACAGAAAGATTTGGCTGCAAATACAGTTTCAGGACTTGATGTCGCAGAAAGTGTTCTCGGAAAGATAAATGATATTTCTTTCATATATCTTTCTTCTAAGGATGTTGTGCGTCATCCGCTTGTTCAGAAGATTGTAAAAGCGTACGAGGAATACGAGACTAAACACATAAATTCGGGCAGCGACAAAAGCAGGAGGGGCCATGTTAGTAAGCACCGTAATAAGTGA
- the rlmH gene encoding 23S rRNA (pseudouridine(1915)-N(3))-methyltransferase RlmH, producing MKITVLCAGKIKEKFYQDAIAEYNKRLSRYCKSAVIEVADGPDMYAEAERFLARLPEDAYIITLEIGGKKLNSVELSEKIEKLGIEGKSHICFIIGGSDGLAEAVLKKSDFALSFSDMTFPHQLMRVILFEQIYRSFKIIANEPYHK from the coding sequence ATGAAAATAACAGTTCTTTGTGCCGGAAAAATTAAAGAAAAATTTTATCAGGACGCGATAGCCGAGTATAATAAACGGCTGTCGCGTTATTGTAAGTCTGCAGTGATTGAAGTTGCTGACGGACCTGATATGTATGCGGAAGCAGAGCGCTTTTTAGCACGTTTGCCAGAGGATGCATATATTATTACTCTTGAGATTGGCGGAAAAAAATTAAATTCAGTCGAATTGTCAGAAAAGATTGAAAAGCTTGGAATCGAAGGAAAAAGTCATATTTGTTTTATTATCGGAGGTTCTGATGGTTTGGCAGAAGCTGTTTTAAAAAAGTCTGATTTTGCTTTAAGTTTTTCGGATATGACATTTCCTCATCAATTAATGAGGGTTATTTTATTCGAGCAGATTTATCGTTCATTTAAGATTATTGCAAATGAACCTTATCATAAATAA
- the gltA gene encoding NADPH-dependent glutamate synthase translates to MAIDMTKKVPVREQEPKVRATNFDEVCLGYNKEEAMDEAQRCLNCKNPRCVEGCPVSINIPGFIQEVKNGDFKKASEIIAESSALPAVCGRVCPQESQCEGQCVRGIKGESVSIGKLERFVADWARENGIKPEVKAEKKNKKVAVIGSGPSGLTCAGDLAKMGYDVTIFEALHKAGGVLVYGIPEFRLPKDKVVQPEIDNVKALGVKIETDVVIGKSTTIDALLEDEGFDAVYVGSGAGLPRFMGIPGEQALGVYSANEFLTRNNLMKAYRDDYDTPIARGKKVVVVGGGNVAMDAARTALRLGAEVHVVYRRSEAELPARAEEVHHAKEEGIIFDLLQNPTEILEDEKGWVKGIRVIKMELGEPDESGRRRPVEIEGSEYEIECDTVIMSLGTSPNPLISSTTKGLEINRRKCIIADEETGATSKDGVYAGGDAVTGAATVILAMGAGKAAAKGIDEFLSKVD, encoded by the coding sequence ATGGCTATAGATATGACAAAAAAAGTTCCTGTCAGAGAGCAGGAGCCAAAGGTCAGAGCAACTAACTTCGACGAAGTTTGCCTTGGCTATAATAAAGAAGAAGCTATGGACGAAGCACAGAGATGCCTTAACTGCAAGAATCCAAGATGTGTTGAGGGATGTCCTGTTTCTATTAATATTCCTGGATTTATTCAGGAAGTAAAGAATGGTGATTTCAAGAAAGCATCCGAGATCATTGCTGAATCTTCAGCACTTCCTGCTGTTTGCGGACGTGTTTGTCCTCAGGAAAGCCAGTGTGAAGGTCAGTGCGTACGTGGTATAAAAGGTGAGTCTGTTTCAATAGGTAAGCTTGAGAGATTTGTTGCAGACTGGGCACGTGAAAATGGAATCAAACCAGAGGTAAAGGCTGAAAAGAAAAATAAAAAGGTTGCTGTTATCGGATCAGGTCCTTCCGGACTTACATGTGCAGGCGATCTTGCTAAAATGGGATATGATGTTACCATTTTTGAGGCTCTTCATAAAGCAGGTGGAGTTTTAGTTTATGGTATTCCTGAATTCAGACTTCCAAAGGACAAGGTTGTTCAGCCTGAAATTGATAATGTAAAGGCACTTGGAGTTAAAATCGAGACTGATGTAGTTATTGGTAAGTCAACAACTATTGATGCTCTTCTTGAGGATGAGGGATTTGATGCTGTATATGTTGGATCAGGTGCCGGTCTTCCAAGATTCATGGGAATACCTGGAGAGCAGGCTCTTGGTGTGTATTCAGCAAATGAATTCCTTACAAGAAATAATCTTATGAAGGCTTATCGTGATGATTATGATACACCGATAGCAAGAGGCAAAAAGGTTGTTGTAGTAGGTGGCGGTAATGTGGCAATGGATGCCGCACGTACAGCTCTCAGACTTGGCGCTGAGGTACATGTTGTATATCGTCGTTCCGAAGCAGAACTTCCGGCTAGAGCTGAAGAAGTTCATCATGCAAAGGAAGAGGGAATTATATTTGATCTTTTACAGAATCCTACAGAAATCCTTGAGGATGAAAAAGGTTGGGTAAAAGGTATCAGAGTAATAAAGATGGAACTTGGTGAACCTGATGAATCTGGAAGAAGAAGACCAGTAGAAATTGAAGGTTCAGAGTATGAGATTGAATGTGATACTGTGATCATGTCACTTGGAACTTCACCTAATCCACTTATTTCTTCTACTACTAAAGGTCTTGAGATCAACAGACGTAAATGTATCATAGCAGATGAAGAAACCGGTGCTACATCAAAAGATGGTGTTTATGCCGGAGGAGATGCTGTTACAGGAGCTGCTACAGTTATTCTTGCTATGGGTGCAGGAAAAGCTGCAGCAAAGGGAATAGATGAATTTCTTTCAAAAGTTGATTAA